Proteins from a single region of Theileria parva strain Muguga chromosome 1, complete sequence, whole genome shotgun sequence:
- a CDS encoding putative integral membrane protein, whose protein sequence is MKILNVVFLIYLFFNKLIFLTKIATFVQSLSIYDEILPLNLTGTRSYAVFDLFHDSDDYYPLGLSVKTINSTDKEFSVDDLIVFGKDVRIVFGDRCVSLSSFAKNITMSLSRDNLKYTVKINYDLQGSKITKRYKQTSATLPGDVKCFKFVEVIQGESDSDVLGKPALESFKALDVEHESETDEATGAGADRQSVFTTRPITAGTGRSITLYGPTPPATPSTQLEATPSTQREVTPAVQTPEPTTHRRSAGTSRPTFASSGSRAISLYSHHQLVSSTSDDTAASSEITVAPSSEISVTPSSEISVTPSKAIVTTSEPKTKSAQFIEVTKDDLSGTEGYVDAEVVKAGPLDFRCVLFKNTNNLYDKLSFNQYKLDLPKGAESFEICYTRSVPKTESISRASKNYRIVVSSQISSITVEQFYICKKEFFDSGLYPFHDYNFFQKLKTYPERRVKSDSNPASSSEFILNMDNFQPSDDSFLEKVNCGKCVVYRYIDGLEIDNRMGTVTALKFGNFNFKIPEGKRFIMASLCTQFLTTKHVTVMMRELFLYENRVFYSVDGSKYQERKFLEDEERLQLINLTSKVWHKRESNGKMGPIDNPVDDEVQVLCLNQFVKTNTPKIHKACKKLDKLDNFKLLFTDGNFTNLAFKKRAAKSSIIIGNVMFDLKTDNDEDQFIYISHPPNEPVNVLVLGPKSETHSVGEKDPGSNLFGPMTDSLAKVQPGSSKKHLNIGAYNTTMYDITWNFSDFLKKHYLYPSQFPQYCLGDIVFNNLRILSHKDEGYKHISATDRKQLTTVTVTTILGDSRLVLLVKVDAERNTVVEVLEQPTGQSD, encoded by the coding sequence ATGAAAATCTTGAATGTAGTTTTcctaatttatttattttttaacaaattaatttttttaactaaAATCGCAACTTTTGTCCAATCTCTCTCAATTTATGACGAGATTCTTCCTCTGAATTTGACTGGCACCCGCAGCTATGCTGTGTTTGACCTGTTTCATGATTCTGATGACTATTACCCATTGGGGCTAAGTGTTAAAACTATAAATTCCACTGATAAAGAATTTTCAGTTGACGATTTAATAGTTTTTGGCAAAGATGTAAGGATAGTCTTTGGGGATAGGTGTGTATCCCTAAGTTCCTTCGCTAAGAATATAACCATGAGTTTATCTCgggataatttaaagtatacggttaaaatcaattatgATTTGCAAGGGTCTAAAATCACCAAAAGGTATAAACAGACTAGTGCGACTCTGCCTGGCGATGTGAAATGTTTTAAGTTTGTAGAAGTTATTCAAGGTGAGTCTGATTCAGATGTCTTAGGAAAGCCTGCTTTGGAATCTTTTAAAGCACTAGACGTGGAGCACGAGTCTGAAACAGATGAAGCTACTGGAGCTGGAGCTGATCGGCAATCAGTTTTTACCACTCGTCCAATAACCGCAGGAACAGGGAGATCTATTACTTTATATGGTCCTACCCCTCCTGCTACACCTTCCACCCAACTTGAAGCTACACCTTCAACCCAACGTGAAGTTACACCTGCTGTCCAAACTCCTGAACCTACAACTCATCGGCGGTCAGCTGGAACTTCACGTCCCACATTTGCATCATCTGGCAGTAGAGCAATTTCCTTGTATTCTCACCACCAGCTTGTTTCATCTACTTCTGATGACACCGCTGCCTCTTCTGAAATTACTGTAGCACCTAGTTCTGAAATTAGTGTAACACCTAGTTCTGAAATTAGTGTTACACCTTCTAAAGCTATTGTTACTACTTCTGAACCTAAAACTAAATCTGCTCAATTTATAGAGGTAACCAAGGACGATTTATCGGGAACTGAAGGATACGTTGACGCTGAAGTAGTTAAGGCTGGACCTTTAGATTTCCGATGTGTgttgtttaaaaatactaataatttgtacGACAAACTGTCCTTTAATCAATATAAACTCGATTTACCCAAGGGAGCGGAAAGCTTTGAAATTTGCTACACCAGGTCTGTACCCAAAACCGAATCCATATCAAGAGCTAGTAAAAATTATCGTATTGTCGTTTCATCCCAGATTTCGTCAATCACAGTTGAGCAGTTTtatatatgtaaaaaaGAATTTTTTGATAGTGGTTTATATCCATTCCATGACTACAACTTTTTCCAGAAACTTAAGACTTACCCAGAGAGAAGAGTCAAGTCTGACTCAAACCCCGCTTCATCTTCagaatttattttaaatatggACAATTTCCAGCCCTCTGATGACTCGTTTTTAGAAAAGGTGAACTGCGGAAAGTGCGTTGTTTATAGGTATATTGACGGTTTGGAAATCGATAATCGTATGGGAACAGTTACAGCTcttaaatttggtaattttaacttcaaAATTCCAGAAGGAAAGCGCTTTATAATGGCGTCACTGTGTACTCAGTTCTTGACAACCAAACATGTAACTGTCATGATGAGAGAGTTGTTTCTGTACGAAAATAGGGTCTTCTACAGTGTAGATGGCTCAAAGTACCAAGAAAGGAAGTTTTTGGAAGATGAGGAACGACTTCAACTGATTAATCTGACCTCGAAAGTGTGGCATAAAAGGGAATCAAACGGTAAAATGGGACCGATTGACAACCCAGTGGATGATGAAGTACAAGTATTATGTCTTAACCAGTTTGTAAAAACTAATACGCCAAAGATACACAAAGCATGTAAAAAGTTGGATAAGCTTGACAACTTTAAGCTTCTTTTTACTGATGGtaattttaccaatttGGCCTTTAAAAAAAGGGCTGCAAAATCTTCAATAATTATTGGAAATGTAATGTTTGATTTGAAGACTGATAATGACGAAGatcaatttatttacatttcACATCCTCCAAACGAGCCAGTCAATGTTCTGGTGCTTGGCCCAAAATCTGAAACCCATTCTGTAGGTGAAAAGGACCCTGGCTCAAACCTCTTTGGACCGATGACTGATTCTCTAGCCAAGGTGCAGCCCGGTTCCTCAAAGAAGCACCTTAATATTGGAGCATATAATACAACCATGTATGATATTACTTGGAATTTCAGTGACTTTTTAAAGAAGCATTACCTGTACCCTTCTCAATTCCCTCAATACTGTCTTGGGGatattgtttttaataaCTTGAGAATTTTATCACACAAAGATGAAGGATATAAGCATATCTCTGCCACTGATAGGAAGCAACTAACTACTGTGACAGTCACAACAATACTTGGGGATAGCAGGCTGGTTTTACTCGTTAAAGTGGATGCGGAAAGAAACACGGTTGTCGAGGTTCTAGAGCAACCCACTGGACAATCTgactaa